In Apium graveolens cultivar Ventura chromosome 10, ASM990537v1, whole genome shotgun sequence, the following are encoded in one genomic region:
- the LOC141691201 gene encoding uncharacterized protein LOC141691201 — translation MWTSVSNSSTASDTIKGYNLILLDDSDCHVHAYVYLDYWKMHSDKIVEGGIYMFSNFYTKKTLGTLKPVSSKLIINFSPTTTVDPIDDDVMISTHKFEFVDLSELFIVAQANGSAEFPEFSTDVVGVLESYEELSKIGTKFGQREIVHFRITDGRDSSKVTVWGNLAIVIDARYKEISKEEPVIVIVTTTKLKIFHTSVQISTLPASKIYLNLDHDVVSEMRQRLREEGYVHSGKAISSSTTQSEGSISNTIHTITLKELSEKTETDYLKMNFLCKVKVNNVEESDGWWYRSCSKMDCFGEVTKLEGKYKCSTCNQNNPVPQKRFKLFLLAEDSTEAFNFVLYDRAAKRLVGKTVTKLIAEGFEFDVVEITDHGHTPGSARSTSKKIKLEK, via the exons ATGTGGACTTCGGTTTCAAACTCTTCTACCGCAAGCGATACCATCAAGGGATATAACCTCATTCTGCTGGATGATAGc GATTGTCATGTACATGCTTATGTATATCTAGATTACTGGAAAATGCATTCTGATAAGATAGTGGAGGGTGGTATATATATGTTTTCTAATTTCTACACCAAAAAAACTCTTGGAACACTTAAACCTGTTTCCTCTAAGTTAATAATTAATTTCTCACCTACGACCACCGTAGATCCTAttgatgatgatgttatgataTCTACCCACAAATTTGAATTTGTGGATTTGAGTGAATTATTTATTGTTGCTCAAGCAAATGGTAGTGCAGAATTTCCTGAATTTTCAACAG ATGTGGTTGGAGTATTAGAGAGTTATGAGGAGCTTTCCAAAATTGGTACAAAGTTTGGTCAAAGAGAGATTGTTCATTTTCGGATTACTGATGGAAG GGATTCCTCCAAAGTTACGGTGTGGGGTAATCTTGCAATTGTAATTGATGCACGTTACAAAGAGATTTCGAAAGAAGAGCCAGTGATTGTCATAGTGACCACTACCAAACTTAAGATTTTTCATA CCTCTGTTCAGATTAGCACTCTACCTGCTTCCAAAATATATCTGAACCTGGACCACGATGTTGTTTCTGAGATGAGACAGAG ACTCCGTGAAGAAGGTTACGTTCATTCGGGGAAAGCTATATCATCATCAACAACTCAGTCCGAAGGGTCAATTTCTAATACTATTCATACTATCACCCTAAAAGAACTCAGTGAGAAAACTGAAACTGATTATCTGAAG ATGAATTTCCTTTGCAAAGTGAAAGTTAATAATGTGGAGGAGAGTGACGGATGGTGGTACCGTAGTTGCAGCAAAATGGATTGCTTTGGAGAAGTCACAAAATTGGAAGGAAAATATAAATGCTccacatgcaatcaaaacaatcCTGTTCCTCAAAAAAG GTTCAAGCTTTTTCTACTTGCAGAGGACTCTACAGAAGCTTTTAATTTCGTCCTCTATGACCGCGCTGCAAAACGACTGGTTGGTAAAACAGTAACAAAACTTATTGCCGAGGGTTTCGAG TTTGATGTGGTAGAAATTACGGACCATGGACATACTCCAGGATCCGCTAGGTCTACCAGCAAGAAAATAAAATTG GAGAAGTAG
- the LOC141691202 gene encoding uncharacterized protein LOC141691202 — MDLGPPSKICRKCNAVMWNEERNNKSSMNSTPTFTLCCKDGQVRLPPEKKPPPFLASLLSGGEKSSHFKKNMRPYNSLFQFTSIGGKIDRKINNGGGPYCFKLNGQNYHLIGSLKPKDGQPPKFCQLYVYDTENEVVNRMNDVPGSDSLDPEIVQGLLDMLDEHNQLAQGFRYARDRLNLPETDDFHLLLVSSKSASGRPNQVGPSNEVAALLVGDSDDTCPFRDIVVQTKERYLKRVFETCKHFMQLQYPLLFPYGDDGFHLKIPLHNKKHQCQDVETDNDQHPDETHHRTTVTIREYYAYKLMIRPDEGMNLHLGGRLWQQFVVDAFAAVEQYRLDWIRNHQSVIRSDLYRSIRDSVAKGDTDLCNKGKNVILPATHTGSQRYMNQYFKDSLAICRTIGHPSLFLTMTCNTQWPEIKSMMEHFPGVDVADKPDVIARVFKLKLDQLLDLIKKKIILNTMIHGPCGKDYSYSPYMVKGQCGRHFPKKYNANTFFDDCGFPVYRRRRTELHVEKKGVKLDNQFVVPYDRDLLIRFHCHINLEVCNSSRSLKYLFKYCLKGHDTATMLLRKKHTSGETSTSCTKPKIRDKIKNFLDGRYICASEAAWRLLGFDIHHRFPSVDRLLVHLEGEKNVSFKKHDNLQDVADRAKMRFSKLEGWFEANKNIPEARQFTYNQFPQYFTWKGDVCRWKIRERGTVFGRLSDVHASSGETFFLRMILMHIKGATSFRDLRTVNGIVYNTYKEVCDALGLLNDDRQWHIAMSENAVHAMPYQPRQLFVFILSNNQVADPLKLWTEHWKALSDDVLYSRRKSTGNIYLQLSESDIQNITLAEIEKLFNDVGKSLKDFTTLPVPDPSFLHELENRLISEELGYNRDQQREEHEKLFRSLNEDQLQAYTSIISSVENKAGGIFFVYGSGGCGKTFLWKTLCCKLRSLGSIVLPVASSGIAATLLPGGRTAHSRFHIPLKLDQCSVAGIKHGTELGELIKNTGLIIWDEAPMQHRHSFESVDRSLRDIMSSVDPLRAGLPFGGITIVFGGDFRQILPVIPKASRAQIVGASLNSSKLWQHCQVFLLEKNMRLTYGSTEAENKEIAKFSKWVLDVGDGTLPNIHPDDVVHDPDVSIPEKFIIRSQNKPIKHIVDKIYPNISKNIVDPDYLKERSILTPTNAIVNDINSYILDLIPGTTHTYLSQDSLCDNSGHDNDFGYAFPVEYLNSINMPCLPRHDLKIKVGCVIMLMRNLNQIMGLCNGTRMIVKKCLPNSIICEVLTGSQVGTIHIIPRIEMVPTDTAWPFEFKRVQFPVQLCFDMTINKSQVQSLNKVGLYLPRSVFMHGQLYVVVSRVTSPSGLHILIDSETGGSTNVTANVVFEEVFYNLPVNEHT; from the exons ATGGACCTTGGTCCACCATCCAAAATATGCCGGAAATGTAATGCTGTAATGTGGAACGAAGAAAGGAATAATAAATCTTCGATGAACAGCACTCCGACATTTACACTATGCTGCaaagatggtcaagttaggctacCACCTGAAAAAAAACCTCCTCCATTCCTCGCTTCATTGCTTAGTGGTGGTGAGAAATCGTCACATTTCAAAAAAAACATGAGACCGTACAATTCACTTTTTCAATTCACATCTATCGGAGGGAAAATAGACCGGAAGATCAATAATGGAGGAGGTCCATACTGCTTCAAGTTAAATGGTCAAAATTATCACCTAATTGGTAGTCTCAAACCTAAGGATGGCCAACCACCTAAATTTTGTCAACTTTATGTCTATGATACTGAAAATGAAGTTGTAAACCGGATGAACGATGTTCCTGGATCAGATTCTTTAGATCCAGAGATTGTTCAAGGATTGCTGGACATGCTGGATGAACACAATCAACTAGCTCAAGGATTTAGATATGCACGTGACCGCTTGAATTTGCCCGAAACAGATGACTTTCATTTGCTATTGGTTTCTTCTAAATCTGCCTCCGGTAGACCTAATCAGGTTGGACCATCAAACGAGGTGGCTGCTTTATTGGTTGGTGACAGTGATGATACATGTCCATTCAGAGACATTGTAGTTCAAACAAAAGAAAGGTATCTGAAAAGGGTTTTTGAGACTTGCAAGCACTTTATGCAGCTTCAGTATCCTTTGCTTTTCCCATATGGAGATGACGGATTCCATTTAAAGATCCCTCTACACAACAAGAAACACCAATGTCAAGATGTTGAGACAGATAATGATCAGCATCCGGATGAGACACATCATAGAACAACTGTCACAATACGGGAATACTATGCTTACAAATTGATGATACGTCCTGATGAAG GAATGAATCTTCACCTCGGTGGAAGGTTATGGCAGCAGTTTGTAGTTGATGCTTTTGCTGCAGTTGAGCAGTATAGGTTGGACTGGATAAGAAATCATCAGAGTGTTATAAGGTCGGATTTGTACAGATCCATTCGTGATTCAGTTGCAAAAGGTGACACAGACCTATGTAATAAAGGAAAAAATGTCATTCTTCCAGCAACGCATACCGGTTCTCAGAGATACATGAATCAATATTTTAAAGATTCTTTGGCAATTTGTCGGACTATTGGACATCCATCCCTATTTCTTACAATGACGTGCAATACACAATGGCCAGAGATTAAGAGTATGATGGAACATTTTCCCGGAGTAGATGTTGCAGACAAACCGGATGTAATAGCTAGAGTTTTTAAGCTAAAGCTTGATCAGCTGTTAGACCTTattaagaaaaaaattattttg AATACTATGATTCATGGACCTTGCGGAAAGGACTACTCATATTCACCATATATGGTGAAGGGGCAGTGCGGTCGTCATTTTCCCAAAAA ATATAATGCCAATACTTTCTTTGACGATTGTGGTTTCCCAGTATATCGTAGACGCCGAACAGAGCTTCACGTAGAGAAGAAAGGTGTCAAATTGGATAACCAATTTGTCGTACCTTACGACAGAGATTTGTTAATCAGGTTTCACTGTCACATAAATTTAGAAGTTTGCAATAGCTCACGGTCTTTGAAGTATCTATTTAAATATTGTCTCAAAGGTCATGACACAGCTACAATGCTTCTAAGGAAGAAGCACACTTCGGGTGAAACAAGCACCTCATGTACAAAGCCTAAGATAAGAGACAAAATAAAAAACTTTTTGGATGGACGTTATATCTGTGCTTCTGAAGCTGCTTGGCGTCTATTAGGTTTTGACATACATCATCGATTCCCAAGTGTTGATCGTTTGCTGGTGCATCTGGAGGGTGAGAAAAATGTGTCCTTCAAGAAGCATGACAACCTCCAAGATGTTGCTGACAGAGCAAAGATGAGATTTAGTAAACTTGAAGGATGGTTCGAGGCAAATAAAAATATCCCCGAGGCAAGGCAGTTTACATACAATCAGTTTCCTCAATATTTCACTTGGAAAGGTGATGTATGTCGTTGGAAAATACGTGAAAGAGGCACAGTTTTTGGACGATTGTCCGATGTTCATGCTTCATCTGGTGAGACTTTTTTCCTCCGGATGATTCTTATGCACATAAAGGGAGCAACTTCCTTCAGGGATCTAAGGACCGTAAACGGAATTGTATACAATACATATAAGGAGGTATGTGATGCACTTGGTCTCTTGAATGATGATAGGCAATGGCATATTGCTATGTCCGAGAATGCAGTCCATGCTATGCCATACCAGCCCAGACAGCTTTTTGTTTTCATTCTCTCGAACAATCAAGTCGCTGATCCTCTGAAGCTCTGGACTGAACACTGGAAAGCCCTTTCTGATGACGTATTGTATTCCCGCAGAAAATCTACTGGAAATATCTACCTTCAATTGAGTGAATCTGATATTCAAAACATAACATTAGCAG AGATAGAAAAACTGTTCAACGATGTTGGGAAGAGCCTCAAGGATTTCACCACACTTCCTGTTCCTGATCCCAGCTTTCTACATGAATTAGAGAACAGGTTAATTTCTGAAGAGCTTGGTTACAACCGAGATCAGCAGCGAGAGGAACATGAAAAGCTGTTTAGAAGTTTAAATGAAGACCAACTTCAGGCGTATACTTCTATTATCAGCAGCGTTGAAAATAAGGCTGGTGGCATTTTTTTTGTATATGGTTCAGGCGGCTGTGGGAAGACATTTCTATGGAAAACACTATGTTGCAAACTTCGTAGTTTAGGAAGTATTGTGCTTCCCGTGGCCTCCTCTGGAATTGCAGCAACACTTCTTCCAGGAGGCAGAACCGCTCATTCAAGATTTCACATTCCGTTAAAGCTTGACCAGTGCTCGGTTGCAGGTATTAAACATGGCACAGAGCTTGGAGAATTAATTAAGAATACCGGTCTCATCATATGGGATGAAGCGCCAATGCAACATCGTCATTCATTTGAAAGTGTTGATCGAAGTTTGAGAGATATAATGTCTTCTGTTGATCCTCTTAGAGCCGGTTTACCCTTTGGTGGTATAACCATAGTTTTTGGTGGAGATTTTCGCCAGATTCTTCCAGTTATACCAAAAGCCAGCAGAGCACAAATTGTCGGTGCTTCATTGAATAGTTCCAAGTTGTGGCAGCACTGTCAAGTTTTTTTGTTGGAGAAAAACATGAGGCTCACTTATGGAAGTACAGAGGCTGAAAACAAAGAAATTGCAAAATTTAGCAAATGGGTACTTGATGTTGGGGATGGTACACTGCCCAATATTCATCCAGATGATGTGGTCCATGATCCCGATGTTTCCATTCCGGAAAAATTTATCATACGATCACAAAACAAGCCAATCAAGCATATTGTCGACAAAATTTATCCAAATATATCAAAAAACATTGTCGATCCTGATTATTTGAAGGAAAGATCTATTCTCACGCCAACCAACGCCATTGTTAATGACATAAACTCTTACATTCTTGATCTCATTCCAGGTACGACACATACTTATCTTAGTCAAGATTCACTCTGTGACAATAGTGGACATGATAATGACTTTGGATATGCTTTTCCGGTCGAATATCTAAATTCCATAAACATGCCCTGCCTTCCTAGACATGACCTCAAAATTAAGGTTGGTTGTGTAATTATGCTGATGAGAAATTTGAATCAAATTATGGGTCTCTGCAATGGCACAAGAATGATTGTTAAGAAATGTCTACCAAACAGTATAATTTGTGAGGTTCTTACTGGTTCACAGGTTGGTACTATCCACATCATACCGAGGATTGAGATGGTTCCCACAGACACAGCTTGGCCTTTTGAGTTCAAGAGGGTTCAGTTTCCAGTACAACTTTGTTTTGACATGACCATAAACAAAAGTCAAGTTCAATCACTAAACAAAGTTGGATTATACTTGCCTAGATCGGTTTTTATGCACGGTCAACTATATGTTGTTGTTTCAAGGGTCACTTCTCCATCTGGGTTACATATTCTGATTGATAGTGAAACTGGAGGATCAACAAATGTGACTGCAAACGTCGTTTTCGAAGAAGTTTTCTACAACTTGCCCGTCAATGAGCACACATAA